One window from the genome of Variovorax sp. PAMC26660 encodes:
- a CDS encoding LrgB family protein codes for MTAPAKLSEIWVFLAQSPLLWLSLTLLAYLGALWLHTRSGRNPVVNPVLVSVIVIVGVLLVTRTPYDTYFEGAKFVHFLIGPATVALAVPLYSQVGRLRRLWLPIGVALLVGSVAAIVSAIGIAWVLGGSHELIMSLAPKSATMPIAMGVAEKIGGLPSLAAVAAAIAGISGAIMATGLLNLLRIKEPAVRGFAVGMAAHGIGTARAIQVNETAGAFSALAMGLNGIATALLVPLLVKLLGV; via the coding sequence ATGACCGCGCCTGCCAAGCTCTCCGAGATCTGGGTGTTCCTTGCCCAGTCGCCGCTGCTGTGGCTGTCGCTCACGCTGCTGGCCTACCTGGGCGCGCTGTGGCTGCACACCCGCAGCGGGCGCAACCCGGTGGTCAATCCGGTGCTGGTGTCGGTCATCGTCATCGTGGGCGTGCTGCTCGTCACGCGCACGCCCTATGACACCTATTTCGAGGGCGCGAAGTTCGTGCACTTCCTCATCGGCCCGGCCACCGTGGCACTGGCGGTGCCGCTCTACAGCCAGGTCGGCCGGCTGCGGCGGCTGTGGCTGCCGATCGGCGTGGCGCTGCTGGTGGGCTCGGTGGCGGCCATCGTGTCGGCCATCGGCATTGCGTGGGTGCTGGGCGGCTCGCACGAGCTGATCATGTCGCTCGCGCCCAAGTCGGCCACCATGCCCATCGCGATGGGCGTGGCCGAGAAGATCGGCGGGCTGCCGTCGCTCGCGGCCGTGGCTGCCGCCATCGCGGGCATCTCGGGCGCGATCATGGCGACCGGTCTGCTGAACCTGTTGCGTATCAAGGAGCCGGCGGTGCGCGGCTTCGCGGTCGGCATGGCCGCGCATGGCATCGGCACGGCGCGCGCCATCCAGGTGAATGAAACGGCGGGTGCGTTCTCCGCGCTGGCCATGGGGCTGAACGGCATCGCGACGGCCTTGCTGGTGCCGCTGCTCGTCAAGCTGCTGGGCGTCTGA
- a CDS encoding aminotransferase class I/II-fold pyridoxal phosphate-dependent enzyme, giving the protein MTPDRTANAVHGGPDESGTAPHDFSTNGNAIGPCPVAVAAIRAADAAHYPDPRYTALRTRLARFHSVAAERIVIAASASEFIHRISAAVAQGGGLQVWLPAHSYGDYERAAQAWGLQSLRAPASHASAALRWCCEPSSPMGQAQADLVQHAESRSGICVLDMAYEPLRLEGRASLDATQRDRVWQLWTPNKAMGLTGIRAAYAIAPDGDDTAPLLQRLDRLAPSWPLGTHGVALLETWTGGEAQAWLAQSLQTLRAWKAGQRALCESLGWHCLPSDGNFFCARTDRPYPAQAAALRADGIKLRDCASFGLPGHVRLGVLPPQSQQALKEAWTRAAASADY; this is encoded by the coding sequence ATGACGCCAGATCGCACTGCCAACGCCGTGCACGGCGGCCCCGACGAATCCGGCACCGCGCCGCACGACTTCTCGACCAACGGCAATGCAATAGGGCCGTGTCCTGTCGCCGTGGCCGCGATCCGCGCCGCCGATGCCGCGCACTATCCGGACCCGCGCTACACGGCGTTGCGCACAAGGCTCGCGCGCTTCCATAGCGTGGCCGCCGAACGCATCGTGATCGCCGCGAGTGCGAGCGAGTTCATCCATCGCATCAGCGCCGCTGTCGCACAAGGCGGCGGCTTGCAGGTCTGGCTGCCGGCGCACAGCTACGGTGACTACGAGCGCGCCGCGCAGGCCTGGGGTTTGCAGTCGCTGCGCGCGCCGGCATCGCACGCGTCTGCGGCGCTTCGCTGGTGCTGCGAACCTTCGAGCCCGATGGGACAGGCGCAGGCCGATCTGGTGCAACACGCCGAAAGCAGGAGCGGCATCTGCGTGCTCGACATGGCGTACGAGCCCTTGCGCCTCGAAGGCCGGGCTTCGCTCGATGCGACGCAACGCGACCGTGTCTGGCAGTTGTGGACACCGAACAAGGCCATGGGCCTGACAGGCATCCGCGCCGCCTATGCCATCGCACCCGATGGCGACGACACCGCACCGCTGCTGCAACGCCTGGACCGGCTCGCGCCGTCGTGGCCGCTGGGCACGCACGGCGTCGCGCTGCTCGAAACCTGGACCGGCGGCGAGGCACAGGCCTGGCTTGCGCAGAGCCTGCAGACCCTGCGCGCGTGGAAGGCCGGGCAGCGCGCCCTCTGCGAATCGCTGGGTTGGCATTGCCTGCCGAGCGATGGCAATTTCTTCTGCGCGCGCACCGACCGGCCCTATCCCGCGCAGGCCGCCGCGCTGCGCGCCGACGGCATCAAGCTGCGCGACTGCGCCTCCTTCGGCCTGCCGGGCCATGTGCGGTTGGGTGTGCTCCCGCCGCAGAGCCAGCAGGCCCTGAAAGAGGCCTGGACACGCGCGGCCGCTTCCGCAGACTATTGA
- the cbiB gene encoding adenosylcobinamide-phosphate synthase CbiB, whose amino-acid sequence MPHATLEYALAVVAALWLALAIDRWLGEPPARCHPVVWMGLYLGGIGSRVAPLTRDAKRLDLPAFFIGALTWCVGAVCVGGVAMALQGMLAVWLPLWAMAVLLGLLLKPLFAWRMLRDEVLAVEAALAVSLDAGRKQLARLVSRDVSMLSEREVRESAIESLAENLNDSLVAPLFWFVLLGLPGAAVYRFANTADAMWGYLGERNGRDWTWFGKWAARADDLLSWLPARLTVLLLALAAWRWPAGLTDEARRTPSPNSGWPMATMALLLGVRLAKPGVYALNAEGRAPTAADMQRTAQLGGRAVFAVAVLASLAIVAASGWRWWA is encoded by the coding sequence ATGCCCCACGCCACTCTTGAATACGCCCTTGCCGTCGTTGCCGCCCTGTGGCTCGCGCTGGCCATCGACCGCTGGCTCGGTGAGCCTCCCGCGCGTTGCCATCCGGTCGTGTGGATGGGGCTGTACCTCGGCGGGATCGGCTCGCGCGTTGCGCCACTGACAAGGGATGCGAAGCGCCTCGATCTGCCGGCTTTCTTCATCGGGGCGCTGACGTGGTGTGTAGGCGCTGTATGCGTCGGCGGCGTGGCGATGGCGTTGCAGGGGATGCTCGCGGTGTGGCTGCCCTTGTGGGCCATGGCGGTGCTGCTGGGCCTGCTGCTCAAGCCGCTCTTTGCATGGCGCATGCTGCGCGACGAAGTGCTGGCGGTCGAAGCCGCGCTGGCCGTGTCGCTCGACGCCGGCCGCAAGCAATTGGCCAGGCTGGTGAGCCGTGATGTCTCCATGCTCAGCGAACGCGAGGTGCGCGAAAGCGCCATCGAATCGCTCGCTGAAAACCTCAACGATTCGCTGGTGGCGCCGCTGTTCTGGTTCGTGCTTCTCGGCCTGCCGGGTGCGGCGGTCTACCGTTTCGCCAACACGGCCGATGCCATGTGGGGCTACCTCGGCGAGCGCAATGGGCGCGACTGGACATGGTTCGGCAAATGGGCCGCACGCGCGGACGATCTGCTCTCGTGGCTGCCGGCGCGGCTCACGGTGCTGCTGCTAGCGCTCGCGGCTTGGCGCTGGCCGGCCGGCCTGACCGACGAAGCGCGCCGCACGCCATCGCCCAACAGTGGCTGGCCGATGGCGACGATGGCCTTGCTGCTCGGCGTGCGGCTGGCCAAGCCGGGTGTCTATGCATTGAACGCCGAAGGCCGCGCGCCGACCGCCGCCGACATGCAGCGCACCGCGCAGCTCGGCGGCCGGGCCGTCTTCGCTGTGGCTGTCCTGGCATCGCTGGCGATCGTGGCGGCCTCGGGCTGGAGGTGGTGGGCATGA
- a CDS encoding CidA/LrgA family protein — translation MLYAITTLFLCQLAGELLVQWLSLPIPGPLIGMLLLFVGLLVRGGVPQTLTDTSGHLLRNLMLLFIPAVTGVMLHFERVGREWLPFLAAGIVGAAFTMTVTALTFRWMIRITGKDAE, via the coding sequence ATGCTCTACGCCATCACCACGCTCTTTCTTTGCCAACTGGCCGGCGAATTGCTGGTGCAGTGGCTCAGCCTGCCGATCCCCGGTCCGTTGATCGGCATGCTGCTGCTGTTCGTCGGGCTGCTGGTGCGCGGTGGCGTGCCGCAGACGCTGACCGACACCTCGGGCCATCTGCTGCGCAACCTGATGCTGCTGTTCATCCCGGCGGTGACGGGCGTCATGCTGCATTTCGAGCGGGTGGGGCGCGAGTGGCTGCCGTTTCTGGCGGCCGGCATCGTTGGCGCTGCCTTCACCATGACCGTGACCGCGCTCACGTTCCGCTGGATGATCCGCATCACCGGCAAGGACGCTGAATGA
- a CDS encoding LysR family transcriptional regulator → MDQIQAMRIFVRVVEAGTFTRAADSLALPKGTVTKQIQALESRLRVKLLNRTTRRVTVTPDGAAYFERAARLLNDFDDMEASMTNAQASPTGRLRIDVGTSVAQQIILPALATFCDRYPDIQVDLGVSDRTVDLISDNVDCVIRAGELSDQSLVARRIGTLHFVTVASPAYIKRYGAPQHPNDIEKRHSVVSYFSGTTRRVYPHEFHKGDERIELNGPYRVSVNESNAHMAAVLGGFGISQCITFMADPLLESGALVEVLSDWTRDPLPIHVVYPPNRHLSAKVRAFVDWAAELFAKNPRLQRR, encoded by the coding sequence CCGCGTCGTGGAAGCCGGCACATTCACCCGGGCTGCCGACTCGCTCGCCCTGCCCAAGGGCACCGTCACCAAGCAGATCCAGGCGCTCGAATCGCGCCTGCGCGTGAAGCTGCTCAACCGCACGACGCGCCGCGTCACGGTCACGCCCGACGGCGCGGCCTACTTCGAGCGGGCGGCGCGCCTGCTGAACGACTTCGACGACATGGAAGCCAGCATGACGAATGCGCAGGCCAGCCCCACGGGGCGGTTGCGCATCGACGTGGGCACCTCGGTGGCGCAGCAGATCATCCTGCCCGCCCTGGCCACCTTCTGCGACCGCTACCCCGACATCCAGGTCGACCTGGGCGTGAGCGACCGCACGGTGGACCTGATCAGCGACAACGTCGACTGCGTGATCCGCGCCGGCGAACTCAGCGACCAGTCGCTGGTGGCGCGCCGCATCGGCACGCTGCACTTCGTCACCGTGGCGTCACCGGCGTACATCAAGCGCTATGGCGCGCCGCAGCACCCGAACGACATCGAGAAGCGCCACAGCGTGGTGAGCTACTTCTCGGGCACCACCCGGCGCGTGTACCCGCACGAGTTCCACAAGGGCGACGAGCGCATCGAACTGAACGGCCCCTACCGCGTGTCGGTCAACGAAAGCAACGCCCACATGGCGGCGGTGCTCGGCGGCTTCGGCATTTCGCAGTGCATCACCTTCATGGCCGATCCGCTGCTGGAAAGCGGCGCGCTGGTCGAGGTGCTGTCCGACTGGACCCGCGACCCCTTGCCGATCCACGTGGTCTACCCGCCCAACCGCCACCTGAGCGCCAAGGTGCGGGCCTTCGTGGACTGGGCCGCCGAGCTGTTTGCCAAGAATCCGCGGCTGCAGCGCCGCTGA
- a CDS encoding flagellar brake protein — MDNQSNGQADAPDQTHTPPDESASEFGRRNPIEIGARLRNLASGSDFLSVQFAGGQLVTQLLDVDARTRTFIFDWGASPEQNRGLLAAPRCHFSAQPDGVRIEFATTSPRETRYEGLPAFEVNFPEVLFYLQRRMHFRVDTPILDSYTCTGSLPKGDAFRFEVHDLSLGGVGMRTTDERVAELPIGTHLRNCELSLGTLGRLSLDLELVSHRPTALPNGTRRHQLGFRFLVLPGSVENRLQRLITQLEMKSNALVR, encoded by the coding sequence ATGGACAACCAGTCGAACGGCCAGGCCGACGCCCCCGACCAGACGCACACCCCGCCAGACGAAAGCGCGAGCGAATTCGGCCGCCGAAACCCGATAGAGATCGGCGCCCGGCTGCGCAACCTCGCCAGCGGCAGCGATTTCCTCAGCGTTCAATTCGCAGGCGGCCAACTCGTGACGCAGCTTCTGGACGTGGATGCGCGCACGCGCACCTTCATCTTCGATTGGGGCGCGTCGCCCGAGCAGAACAGGGGCCTGCTGGCCGCGCCGCGCTGCCATTTCAGCGCCCAGCCGGACGGCGTGCGCATCGAATTCGCCACCACCTCGCCGCGTGAGACCCGCTACGAGGGACTGCCCGCGTTCGAGGTCAACTTTCCCGAGGTGTTGTTCTATCTGCAACGCCGAATGCACTTCCGCGTCGATACACCGATTCTCGATTCGTACACGTGCACGGGCTCTTTGCCCAAAGGCGATGCGTTCCGCTTCGAGGTGCACGACCTGTCGCTCGGCGGCGTCGGCATGCGCACCACAGACGAACGCGTGGCCGAACTGCCGATCGGCACGCACCTGCGCAATTGCGAACTGTCGCTCGGCACGCTCGGGCGGCTCTCGCTCGACCTGGAACTCGTGTCGCACCGCCCCACCGCACTGCCGAACGGCACGCGGCGCCATCAACTGGGTTTCCGTTTTCTGGTGCTGCCGGGCAGCGTTGAAAACCGGCTGCAGCGCCTGATCACGCAGCTCGAAATGAAGAGCAACGCCCTGGTGCGCTGA
- a CDS encoding OsmC family protein, whose product MAQYTAEILWQRGEQDFLGNTYSRRHSLRFDGGAEVPGSSSPHVVPLPMSDASAVDPEEMFVASLSNCHMLWFLTMAVKRKFIVDRYFDAAIGVMEKNAEGKTAMTVVTLRPQVTFSGENIPTHEQIDQMHHRAHDECFIANSVKTEVRCEPVY is encoded by the coding sequence ATGGCCCAGTACACCGCAGAAATCCTCTGGCAGCGAGGCGAGCAGGATTTTCTCGGCAACACCTACAGCCGCAGGCATTCGCTGCGCTTCGACGGCGGCGCGGAAGTGCCGGGCTCTTCGTCGCCGCATGTGGTGCCGCTGCCGATGTCCGATGCATCGGCCGTCGATCCGGAAGAGATGTTCGTCGCCTCGCTGTCGAACTGCCACATGCTGTGGTTTCTCACGATGGCGGTGAAGCGCAAGTTCATCGTCGACCGCTACTTCGATGCGGCCATCGGCGTGATGGAGAAGAACGCCGAAGGCAAGACGGCGATGACGGTGGTCACGCTGCGGCCGCAGGTGACGTTCTCCGGCGAGAACATTCCGACGCACGAGCAGATCGACCAGATGCACCACCGGGCGCACGATGAATGCTTCATCGCCAATTCGGTCAAGACCGAGGTGCGCTGCGAGCCGGTGTACTGA
- a CDS encoding GNAT family N-acetyltransferase: MARPDTAPRPMELVWPSKAGLDSYVSALNRGWARDETRPGSGSEERAQIETDAAQFLASLVDREAKGPPVTMPDGSQVPRLPGYKCWMWDGEFCGSIDLRWQPGTQALPAYCLGHIGYSVVPWKQRKGYATRALGGMLMLAAGEGLEWVEVTTSLDNFASQKVIVANGGVMVETFITLPSQGSLTKFRYRIDL, encoded by the coding sequence ATGGCGCGCCCCGATACCGCTCCCCGTCCGATGGAACTGGTCTGGCCCTCGAAGGCGGGCCTCGACAGCTATGTGTCTGCGCTGAACCGGGGCTGGGCACGGGACGAGACGCGCCCCGGCTCGGGCTCCGAAGAACGCGCGCAGATCGAAACCGATGCCGCCCAGTTCCTTGCAAGCCTGGTGGACCGCGAGGCGAAGGGCCCGCCCGTCACCATGCCCGACGGCTCGCAGGTGCCGCGCCTGCCCGGCTACAAGTGCTGGATGTGGGACGGCGAGTTCTGCGGCAGCATCGACCTGCGCTGGCAACCGGGTACCCAGGCCTTGCCCGCCTACTGCCTGGGCCACATCGGCTACAGCGTGGTGCCCTGGAAGCAGCGCAAGGGCTATGCGACGCGCGCACTCGGCGGCATGCTGATGCTGGCGGCCGGGGAAGGCCTTGAATGGGTCGAGGTCACGACCAGCCTCGACAACTTTGCATCGCAGAAGGTGATCGTGGCCAACGGCGGCGTGATGGTCGAGACCTTCATCACCTTGCCGAGCCAGGGCAGCCTGACCAAGTTTCGCTACCGCATCGACCTCTGA